The Pseudomonas triclosanedens genome has a window encoding:
- the infA gene encoding translation initiation factor IF-1: MSKEDSFEMEGTVVDTLPNTMFRVELENGHVVTAHISGKMRKNYIRILTGDKVRVELTPYDLSKGRITYRAR, translated from the coding sequence ATGTCGAAAGAAGACAGCTTCGAAATGGAAGGCACTGTCGTCGACACCCTGCCCAACACCATGTTCCGCGTGGAGTTGGAGAACGGGCACGTCGTTACCGCGCACATCTCCGGCAAGATGCGCAAGAACTACATCCGCATCCTGACCGGCGACAAGGTTCGCGTAGAACTGACGCCCTACGACCTGTCCAAGGGTCGTATCACCTACCGCGCCCGCTGA
- a CDS encoding arginyltransferase, whose protein sequence is MTELARLKFYATQPHPCSYLPEEQATTLFLDPSQPMDAQLYASLSEVGFRRSGEHLYRPHCQHCTACIPARIPAAEFQPNRQQKRILKRNADLEVIRKRPTFTEEYYALYMRYIEQRHADGDMYPPSRDQFATFLVRDLPFSCFFEFRLQGRLLAVAVTDVLPNGLSAVYTFYDPDEERRSLGRFAILWQIAETERLGLHAVYLGYWIKNCRKMNYKTQYRPIELFVNQRWVVLN, encoded by the coding sequence ATGACCGAGCTCGCCCGTCTGAAGTTCTACGCCACACAACCGCATCCGTGCAGCTATCTGCCCGAGGAGCAGGCAACGACTCTGTTCCTCGATCCCAGCCAACCCATGGACGCGCAGCTATATGCCTCGCTCTCGGAGGTCGGCTTCCGGCGCAGCGGCGAACACCTCTACCGTCCTCATTGCCAGCATTGCACGGCCTGCATTCCCGCTCGCATTCCAGCCGCCGAGTTCCAGCCAAATCGCCAGCAGAAGCGCATCCTCAAGCGAAACGCAGACCTTGAAGTGATCCGCAAGCGGCCGACCTTCACCGAGGAGTATTACGCCCTCTACATGCGCTACATCGAGCAACGGCACGCCGATGGCGACATGTATCCACCCAGCCGCGACCAGTTCGCGACATTCCTTGTGCGCGACCTGCCATTCAGTTGCTTCTTTGAATTTCGCCTGCAAGGGCGCCTGCTGGCAGTCGCGGTAACGGACGTCCTGCCCAATGGCCTGTCAGCGGTCTATACCTTTTACGACCCTGATGAGGAGCGCCGCAGTCTGGGCCGCTTCGCTATTCTCTGGCAGATAGCCGAAACCGAACGCCTGGGGCTGCACGCCGTTTATCTGGGGTACTGGATCAAGAACTGCCGGAAGATGAACTACAAGACCCAGTACCGTCCGATCGAGCTGTTCGTGAACCAGCGCTGGGTCGTGCTCAACTGA
- the aat gene encoding leucyl/phenylalanyl-tRNA--protein transferase translates to MLTWLSRNNFDFPPLDKALHEPNGLLAAGGDLDPQRLLAAYRHGCFPWFQDGQPILWWSPDPRTVLLPSELHVSRSLAKLLRQQRYHVTIDQAFERVIQGCAGPRAYTDGTWITTPMQQAYCELHNQGVAHSAEAWDGSELVGGLYGLAIGRLFFGESMFSRADNASKVAFVTLVRRLKAAGFELIDCQMPSQHLHSFGARAISRREFAAYLRRHLDQSPLRDWTSQADLPSLA, encoded by the coding sequence ATGCTGACCTGGCTTTCCCGCAACAACTTCGACTTTCCTCCTCTGGATAAGGCCCTGCACGAGCCCAACGGCCTGCTCGCGGCTGGCGGCGATCTCGACCCGCAACGACTGTTGGCGGCCTATCGTCACGGCTGCTTCCCCTGGTTCCAGGACGGCCAGCCCATTCTCTGGTGGTCCCCAGACCCGCGCACCGTGTTGCTCCCGAGCGAACTGCACGTCTCCCGCAGCCTCGCCAAGCTCCTGCGCCAACAGCGCTATCACGTCACCATCGACCAGGCATTCGAGCGCGTCATCCAGGGCTGCGCCGGACCGCGCGCATATACCGACGGCACCTGGATCACCACACCGATGCAACAGGCGTACTGCGAGCTGCACAACCAGGGGGTCGCACACTCAGCGGAAGCCTGGGACGGCAGCGAACTGGTCGGCGGCCTGTACGGCCTGGCCATCGGTCGCCTGTTCTTCGGAGAATCGATGTTCAGCCGCGCAGACAACGCCTCCAAGGTGGCGTTCGTCACCCTGGTGCGGCGACTGAAGGCCGCCGGTTTCGAGCTGATCGACTGCCAGATGCCGAGCCAGCACCTGCACAGCTTTGGCGCACGAGCCATTTCCCGCCGGGAATTCGCCGCCTATCTGCGCCGTCATCTCGATCAATCGCCGCTGCGGGACTGGACTTCGCAAGCGGACCTGCCCAGCCTGGCATAA
- the trxB gene encoding thioredoxin-disulfide reductase has protein sequence MSEVKHSRLIILGSGPAGYTAAVYAARANLKPVVITGIQPGGQLTTTTEVDNWPGDVEGLTGPALMERMQQHAQRFDTEIVYDHIHTAELQQKPFTLKGDSGTYTCDALIIATGASAQYLGMSSEEAFMGKGVSACATCDGFFYRNQVVCVVGGGNTAVEEALYLSNIAKEVHLIHRRDKLRSEKILQDKLFEKARNGNVRLHWNTTLDEVLGDDMGVVGVRLKDTESGETRQLDLAGVFIAIGHKPNTDLFKGQLEMNDGYLKIKGGAEGNATLTSIEGVFAAGDVADHVYRQAITSAGAGCMAALDAEKFLDDN, from the coding sequence ATGAGTGAAGTCAAGCATTCGCGCCTGATCATCCTGGGCTCCGGCCCCGCCGGTTACACGGCGGCCGTATATGCCGCACGCGCCAATCTCAAGCCTGTTGTCATCACTGGGATCCAGCCCGGCGGCCAGCTCACCACCACCACTGAAGTCGACAACTGGCCGGGCGACGTCGAAGGCCTCACCGGCCCGGCCCTGATGGAGCGCATGCAGCAGCACGCCCAGCGTTTCGATACCGAGATCGTCTACGACCACATCCATACCGCCGAGTTGCAACAGAAGCCTTTCACGCTTAAGGGCGATAGCGGCACTTATACCTGCGATGCCCTGATCATTGCCACCGGCGCCTCCGCCCAGTACCTGGGCATGTCGTCCGAAGAAGCGTTCATGGGCAAGGGCGTTTCCGCCTGCGCCACCTGCGATGGCTTCTTCTATCGCAATCAGGTGGTCTGCGTCGTCGGCGGCGGCAACACTGCCGTTGAGGAGGCGCTGTACCTATCCAACATCGCCAAGGAAGTCCACCTGATCCACCGCCGAGACAAGCTGCGCTCGGAGAAGATCCTGCAAGACAAGCTGTTCGAAAAAGCCAGGAACGGCAACGTACGCCTGCACTGGAATACCACGCTGGATGAGGTCCTGGGCGACGACATGGGCGTGGTCGGCGTGCGCCTGAAAGACACCGAAAGCGGGGAAACCCGTCAACTGGACCTGGCGGGCGTATTCATCGCCATTGGCCACAAGCCCAACACAGACCTGTTCAAGGGCCAGTTGGAGATGAACGACGGCTACCTGAAGATCAAGGGTGGCGCGGAAGGTAACGCAACCCTGACCAGCATCGAAGGCGTGTTCGCCGCTGGCGACGTGGCCGACCACGTCTACCGCCAGGCGATCACCTCCGCCGGAGCCGGCTGCATGGCCGCGCTGGACGCCGAAAAGTTCCTCGACGACAACTGA